A DNA window from Zonotrichia albicollis isolate bZonAlb1 chromosome 2, bZonAlb1.hap1, whole genome shotgun sequence contains the following coding sequences:
- the LOC102072613 gene encoding lymphotactin-like, whose protein sequence is MKLRTTAILLLFCLGVFTVHTVKGSASSQPMRKFSCVKLSTKQWNIRNFVNYEKQQVPIDAIMFITAGGIRICVSPNQKWVQAAIKRIDENRLAKRK, encoded by the exons ATGAAGCTCCGCACCACAGCAATCCTGCTCCTCTTCTGCCTTGGTGTCTTCACTGTGCACACAGTCAAAG GGAGCGCTAGCAGTCAGCCTATGCGCAAATTCAGTTGTGTAAAACTGTCTACAAAGCAGTGGAACATCCGAAATTTTGTGAACTATGAAAAGCAACAAGTACCAATAGATGCCATCAT GTTCATCACTGCAGGAGGTATCAGGATCTGTGTAAGTCCTAATCAGAAATGGGTTCAGGCTGCTATAAAGAGAATAGATGAAAACCGTCTTGCCAAACGCAAATAA